GAGGCCACTTCCGATAGGAAGTTGACATGCTCCCAGGGGGAGTTGGCACAGGCGCCGTTGCCCCAGGCGATTACGGGCAGCTTGTTATTTTCGCCAAACGGGCTCAACTCTTCGGGACGAAAAATGGTATGCGTTGCTAATCCCTCATCGGTATACATGATGGCCTTAAATGATACTGTTCCCCCATCTTCTACGACTCTCGGTTCAGGTAGATTTGCATGATCAGCTGATTGAGCTGACAATGGACTCTGAAGACCCATTCCAAGCAACACCAATAACGAAAGTGAGACCTGAAAAAAAATGACAAAATTCTTCATTTGATTATTTATTTAATGTGTTTGTGTGACGGTTCATATTGTATTATTGATGGGTCACTGCCTCAGCAATCGGATAAAGTATACTGCTCCGGCGGTGTTGCCGGGAAGTGACTGAAACCTAACCCGAATCTGCTGCTTGTCTCTGACCATCGAATCAGGGATCGTATATGCCACATCAAAGAACCTTGACTGGTTCCAGCGTCCGGTATTCTCTTCTGTCAACAACTTATCATCGTCGATGTAGATGTCAAACTTACGACCTCCCCACTCTGCACCCCAATAACGTACCAGAAGGGTGAGACTGGTTTCTGACCCGGTTTTCATTTCATAGCTGAAATAACCATCCCTGTTTGCTTCACGATAGAACTGGTTGTTGCTGTTCCCTGTTGTGGAGTGTTCACTCTGCATGGCATGGTCTGTCTCCGGTTGTTGCTCACCGGTAGCCACAAAATCGATTGTACGCTGTTCAATGGCGATTTTTTCGTTTTCAATCGCTGTCAGTGAGTCTTTGTATGCGCTGTATCCATCGTTTGTAAGTGCCAGCCAATATATTATATACCTTGCATCATGTATTTTTGCAAACGGCTCCAGTGTCACTTCCATCGGATTCTCCATTTTGACATTCAGCTTGAATCGCAATGGCTGATCCTTAATCGGAATCAGTTTGTCAGCTATCTGACTTATGTCATCCTCTATCAGTATCGGTGCCTGGTCCACCGGTAACAGCTTACCGCCCGGATATTGTGCCCAGCGGCCATCATCGGCAAGCAATCCCCTCATGTCTTCGCTGCCTGTTTTGGCACCCAACAGGATGGGACCACGCATAAATGCGATATAGTTCTCCAGGTTGGGCAGCTGTTCGACTCTGTTGTGCATCGGAAAATCCACTTCCAGAACATCCCCCTCTACCCATTTTCTCTCAATGCAGATGTAGGAGGAGGGGGGTGAATCGTACTTCACCTCCTTGCCGTTTATCCTGATGATCAATGCTCCTTCTTTTACCCATTCCGGGTTCCGAACCATTAAAGGGAAGTATGAAGATCCTTCCGTAATGGTAAGCTTCATACCCTCTTCGTATGGGAAACCGGTTTCCTGTCTTATCCTGACTTTTTTATTCTTCCAATTGAGTTCAGACGCAACAAAAAGGTTCAGGTAGAGTGAATCGCCGGTATGGGTGTAAATAAACTGGTTGTATTTACTGTGGTTCTCCATGCCCGTACCCACACAGCACCACATGGCGTTGTTGGGGGTTGAATAGACCCGATAGTGACGGGGCCGCACCGTGGTGAAATAGACATAACCCCCATGTTCCGGGTGCTGGGTTGACAGAATGTGATTGAACAGGGTCCGTTCATAGTAATCGGCGTAATGTGCCGACGGACAGACGCGGAACAGGTCTTCGGTCAATTTTAGCATGTTGTAGGAATTGCACGTCTCAGGACCGTCTACATCGTTAATGTAATCACCGGAAGACGCCACACTGGGGAAATGTTCCCGGCGACTGTTTCCTCCGAAAGCGAGTGTGCGATTTTGGACAATGGTTTCCCAAGAGAAACGTCCCGCATCTTCATATACTTTGTCACCGCTCAGTTCCGCGATTCGGGCAAAGCCGATGAACTTGGGTATCTGTGTGTTGGCATGCTTATTGTCCAGGTTGTCAATCCCCTGAGACAAGGGCTCAAGAAACATTTTATGTGAATACCTTTTTGCGGCTCTCAGGTATTTTTCATCGCGTGTGATCTGGTAAGCATCGGCAAAAATCTCATTCATACCTCCATGTTCCATATTGAGCATCGTTTCCATCTGCTCGTCGCTCAGGTCGGCAGTGATGTCGATGCCCCAGTCACAAAACTGAAGAAAGAGCGATTTGCCGAGCTCGTTGTCTGCATAAAGCCAGGCATCCCTTAAACCGGCATACATCTTATGCAGGTTGTAAAAGGGAGCCCATGCCCCCATGTAGATTCCGAAATCCCCTTTTTTAAATGCTGACCACAGTGCCGCACTATTGGGAAAACCGCCAATATAGCCAATTCCCCATTCAGCATTATTTGTAGCATTCGCTTCCAGGCAGGCTTTAAGTTCGGTAAGCATGTATTCCAACCGTTCCTTACAGGCATCGTTGCCGGTGGCAGCATAATTGATGGCCATGGCGGAGAGGTAGTGCCCAGCGATATGCCCATCCAGTCCATCCCAGTTGGGATAGCTTGCCGCCTTTTCTTCCAGTCCTGCTACCTTGCGGTAGGGAGCCAGCAGGCGATCTACATCGTACTGCAGCAGGAGTTGAAGGTTCAGATCACGGGCTTGTTTCAGAGGGCCTTCGAGTAGCGTCACATCCGAGATCGGAAACTCGTTGTTGTATAGTTTCTCCTGTGCCTGCAGAGATGCAAAGCTAAGCAAAAGAAAAACGAACAAACCGATGATTCTTGTTTTCATTTCTGTTTTATTGAATGATTCATTCATTCTAACCGTGTTAGTTACTTATTGTGTGATTACAAAGCCCCCACCAGACTGAAGCGTGACGCTCACCTTACCGTTTCTTTTGATTCTTTGGTCGGTGACCAACGGTTCTTTGTCGTTGGTGTCGCTGTAAATCGTCACTTTCTTCCCGGCAATCATGGGAAGGGCCAGCTCGAGTTCCAAAGGATCTTTCAGGGCATTGACCCCGGCAATGTACCACTGCTCACCATGACGGCGGGCAATGACCGAGTACTTACCCGGGTAACCGTCGATATACAATGTCTCTTCCCATGTGGTGGGAATCGATTTCATGAAGTCGATCAGGGAAGTTGGTGCGTCGGTCAGGTTGTTGGGGGTTAATGCAAACATTTGCACCGCATTTTGAAAGAGGATACCGGTAGCAATCTGGAACACATCTGTGGTGAGTCGTTTTTGTCCCCTGCTGTTTCCCCTGTTGAGGAACTTGTTCATAAAGACCCCACCAAACTCCATGCTCCCCACGCTGTTGCGGATAAAGGGATGCAGGGTTGCATAGAATGCCTCTTTCTCCCGCACATCCTGTGAGAAGATCAACATTTCGGAGGCGAGTACCGCCTCGCTCCCTACATAGTTGGGGTAGAGCCGTTCCCATCCGCGGGGCAACGTACATCCATGGAAGATGATCATCAAACCGTAGTCATTGGCGTCAGATAAAATGTCTTCGTAATAACGCATCGTCTCTTGCTTGTCTCCTCCGAAAAAATCTACTTTTAATCCTTTCACACCTACTTTTTTCAGCCATTTCATCTCCTCTTTCCTTGAAATGGAGCTGTTCAGCCTGTTTCTGGGTCCTTGTGGTGCATCATTGAATCCGCCGTTGGAGTTGTACCAGAGGAAAACGTCTACATTCTTGGATTTGGCATATCCAATCAGCTCCTCCATTTTCTCATAGCCGATGTTGGTGTCCCACAACGCATCAATCAGGATGTATTCATATCCCATCTCCGAAGCCAAGTCAATGTATTTCACCTGATCATCCCAGTTCATGCTTTGGTCCTGCCATACGATCCAGCTCCAGGTGCCCCTTCCGTACTGGTACTCCTGTGAGGCTTCATAGAGTGGATCCACCAGGTCAAACGGGATGGTGGTTTCTACGATAGGTTTCAGACTGCTGCCCACCGTGATAGTACGCCATGGGGTGACACCGGGCAGTGAGAGCTGTGCACCTGTGCTCCCAAATCCGTTGTTCTGCCTCATTTCTGGAAAAGCTACCCTGTAGAGCCCCTCCCGGGTGCCATCACTCAGGTGGGAGGCGCAGTACTTACTGGTGACCCCTGTCTCGGAGATCAATGCCCAGCCGTCGTCACCGATGCGGAAGAGTCCCGGGAATACATACCCCAGGTTGCCATGGGTCGGTTTTCCCACAGGCTCATCGTTGGTATAGCCACTCTCGTAGCTGGGAGAGGTCCGGGCGAATGCCCCCATCGCACCCATCATTGGAGAGAGAAAGGTGGTTGTGAACTCCGGGAACTTGAATCCCGTAGCTTCTTTTTCAACCACGCAGGCTCTTCGCTCACCCCATTGCGGAAGCTCGTAACGAAAGGCCACATCGTTGTTGCTTACCTGGAACACGATTTGCAGTCCTCTCTGCCTTGCATCCTCTAGAGAAACGACCATCTTGTTGGCTTCATAGCGAACGTTAGACTGCTTGATCTTATCCTGGGTGTAGTTCTTCTCTACCGTTGAGGTTTGATGTCCTTCATAGGTGAGGTTGGTGCTAAAATCCCCTTCATTGGTAACAATGCCCAGTGGTGACTGTTCCAGAATGGTATTGCCTTCATACTCTACAGAGTATTGGGGTTGTCCTTCCTCAACGTAGAACTGTAGGTTGAGCTTCCCGTCAGGGCTGGTCAAGGTGGCAATCTGTGCCAACAGGGTGTGGGTGGTGAAGGTGAATAAGATAGAGAGGGTAATAAAAAGATATTTCATTGTTGTTATGATTTCGTTATTTGTGAATGGTCAAACATTCGATTGTTGATTGATAAAGTTTCTTTATTCAGAGAACTTCCAGTAATCGAAGTACATCAGGTGGCTTTTCGGGTTTCCCTTTACAACGAAGTAGAGATCGTGTAGTCCGGTGATTCCGTTCAGATCAGCCGATACCACTGCCCAGCGGTCGCTGCCACCGGTACGCGGGATACGCACTGAAGCGATCTTCTCACCCTCACGACTTCCCAGCCTCACCTCCAGGGTGATGGGATCGTTATGGGTGGTGGCAACTCGGGCGGTGAATTGAGTGGCACCTTTCTCTCGAAAATCGACATCGCGTATTTTGATATAGCTGCCGTCATTGTTAGCCGTCACAAAAACCCCTACCTGGTCGTTGTGGGACGACTTGAATCCTTCGGAGAAGGCAATGGTCTCAGCATGGTTCAACAGATAAGGATTCAGTGTAGCCAGACCCTTGCTGATGCCTTCGGTCATGTTCAATTGCGGGATGGATCCATCAGGATTGAATCGCATTTTCTCCACAGCCACAGAACGGGTGAAGCCACCGCCGCCCGGGAGGGCACCGTTGTGATAAAAGAAGTAGGTCTGACCGCGAAAGTCGATCACTCCGGGGTGATTGGTAAAAGCCCCTCCCTGTGCCGGCATCACCACACCCCCATACTTCCATGGCCCTTCCGGACTCTGGCTGGTGGAGTAGCCGATGTGTTCCGGCAGAGGTCCTCCCGGCCAGAAGAGGTAGTAAAGATCGTTTCTCTTATAGAGCCAAGGTCCCTCCTCATAGAGGGTGCTGCGCTGCGGGTCACCTTCTCTTTTTCCGAATGACTCCGCGGTGAGGGGTACCTTCACGATATCTCCCTCGTAGGAGATCATATCTTCGTTCAGCTTCACGTAGTAGAGGTTGGGATTTCCCCAGTAGAGATAAGCTTGTCCGTCGTCGTCGATGAAAACCGTGGGATCGATGTCTCCCCAATCGGTTTGCGCCAGCGGTTTGCCCAGAGGGTCGTAAAAAGGTCCCAGGGGACTGTCGGCCACCGCCACACCAATGGCACCCCGGTTGTTCTCCCTGGAGATCATCGGCACATACATGTAGAATTTCCCATTTCTCTCAATGCACTGGGCCGCCCAAGCATCCCCTTTAGCCCATACGAAATCGCTGTATGAGAGTACCACGCCGTGGTCGGTCCAGTTCACCATGTCGTTGGTGGAGTAGAGCCGCCAGTCGTCCATGGTGAACCAGGTAGATCCGTCGGCGTCGTGGGTGGTATAGAGGTATAGCCGGTCGTTCCATACCATGGGGGCCGGATCGGCTGTATAGCGTGTCTGGACGATAGGGTTTTGTGCAATAGATGACTCGATGGCTGAAATTCGCAGCAGGATCAGGAGTAGGATAAGCAGTATCCTACTGCTTTTTGTAAAGGGACAATTCATTTTCATTTTTATTCTTCTGATTTGTGGTTGATCTGTTTCAATAAATGATATCTTATTGTTTATTTTCTCCATAAGTTGGGTAAAAAGCGGTAGTAGAGCAGATGGCGCCAGGTGGACCAGTCGTGGCCGCCATTGCCGCCGACGTAGTACTCATGTTCTATCCCGTGATTGGTAAGCGCATCGTGTAGTGCCTGGCAACGAAGGTTGAAGAAGCCCTGAGCCTCTTTGGTGCCCTGACCTACGAATAGATAATCAACCTTGCTGTTTACCTGTGGCTCCTCCAGAAAGTGCTGCAACGTAGTCTCTGGGTCGGTGTCACCGGCGCTGAGGATGCCGAAATTGGCAAACAGGTCAAGTGAACGGAAACCGATGAACATACTGTGACGGCCACCCATAGAAAGCCCCGAGATTGCCCTTCCTTTGGGCTCCTTACGGGTAGCGTAACAATCATCAACCAACGGGATGACATGTTCTCGCAGCTCTCGTTCGAATAGGTCGAACGTCAGTTCTGCATGGCGGGGATGGTTCCTGTGGATGATCTGATTGTTGGGGATGACGATCAGCATCGGTTCCGCTTTCCCTTCAGCCAGCAAGTTGTCCATAATAAGATTCACCCTGCCATCGTAGACCCAGTTGGAGGGAAGTTCACCGCTCCCACCAAGCAGGTAGAGCACAGGGTACTGCTTATCGCTGTGATATCCGGGTGGGGTGTAAACATATAACTCACGTTCCCCGTCTGTGACATTGGAGTGGTAGATGTGTCGGGTCACAACGCCGTGGAGAACTTGCTTTGCATCATAGTAAGCCGGCTCATCACCATGTACCACCAACTGACTGTATGGGGGCATGGCGGTGAAGGCTGCGATGGTGTTCGAGGGATCGGGAATCTGCATTCCGTCCACCCGGAAGTGATAGGCATAGATGTCGGGATCGAGTGGGCCGATGGTCAGCGACCATATCCCATCTTCTCCTCTGGTAAAGGGAATGGGTTCATTTCCCTTTCCCAATGCCGTATGAATTGCACCTGGATTCAATATCACCTCGGTTGCAAGGGGAGCCTTTAGACGGAAGGTGACGGTACGGTCTTCATGTACCTCGGGAGAGTTGAGAGGTGCGCTGAAAGGAATCAAACCCTCTGTATCCTGGTGCGGGTTGAAATCGAGGTTCACGTTGGCTTGTTGTGCAATGGTTGTCTGTGAAAATCCCAATATAAAAAGCAACAGTGTCAGGAGATTGACCGATTTCGAATGATTCTGTTTTATGTTCTGCATTATGAATTTCATTGGTTGATAGATTAATCGTGAAGGATTTAATGAAATAATAATTGAGCATACTGATATAGTGACCTGCGCCAGGTGAGCCATTCGTGTGCGGTGTTAGGAGATTCGTAGAAGTAATGCTTAACCCCCTGCTTCTGCAACATCTTTCGAAAAGCGCCAATTGACAATTGGAACACATCCGGTTCTGTAGTGCCAACACCCAGCCAGAGTACCCTGATCTGAGCGTTGATGCGGTCACCATTGTTGAATACGCCACCAAGGAAACTTTCAGTATCAATCTCCGCAGCACTGGGATAGTTGGCGGTACCACTGAAACCACCGTAGTAGGCAAATTTGTCAAGGTTGTTCATGATGATGCGCATGGTTTGGTTGGCACCCATCGACAGACCTGCGATGGCACGGCTTTCCCGCTGATCAATGGTTCGGAAACGTTGATCGATCATTGGAATGATCTCACCAATCATCACCTCTTCAAACACCATCGTAGAACGGCTCGGATTGGTTCCGGTCTGCTCTTCCTCGGCTCTGAATGCATAGCCATTGTCCATCACGATGATCATAGGTTTGGCTTTCCCTGCCGCGATCAGGTTGTCGAGAATCAAACCGGCTTTCCCTTGTCCGGACCATCCTGTCTCATCTTCGAAGCTGCCATGCTGCAGGTAGAGCACCGGGTAGCGTTTCTCATCTCCTGCATCATAACAGGGTGGCGTGTAGACAAAGCAGCGACGCCAGGAACGGGTGATTTCAGAATAGTAGTTTAGTTCACTGATCCGTCCGTGTGGCACATTTTTGAGAGCATAGAACTCTTGATCATGCGCGGGAATCTCAATCCCGCTGCCCCAGCGTCCGGCTCCATAGAAGTAGCGTGTTCCGGGGTCAGGGACAGAAGCTCCATCGATGTTGAGTTGATAATAGTGAAACCCCTCTTCCTGGGGAGCCGACTCTCCAATCCAAACTCCCAACTCGTTTTTTGTCAGGTCATATTTCACACCCCCGATATCAAGTTGTACATATTGCGCGTCTGGAGCCTCCAGTTGCACTCGCACACTCCCCTCAGAATTGACCTGTGGATACTCTTTTCCCGGCTGGTTGACTTCCGAAGGTTGGAAATCCTCCTTCACCGGACTTTGGGCCCATGCCGTATTGAGTACCGTTGCAGTCATCAGACACAGGAACCATATGTTTTTTCTGTTTGTCATGTTATGGTTTTATTTTTAAAGGTTTACAGAGCCGCCGCAATCCCGGTTGATATTATTCCGGGAACGCGTCATTCTTCGTGGTAGCATGCAAGCCGATCAGGTTACCGGTGAAGCCGCCTGCAACGTCAGTGGAGAGGATGTCACCGGAGACCGTTCCACCCAGGTTGTGATAACTCTCACCGTTCGTTGAGTAATTGAAACGATAATCATCCCCTTTTGCGTTGATCTGTAGGCGGATAGTTTTTTTTGTCTCTATAGGGGTACTGGCAAGAACAGTTGAGGTTCCTCTTTCAGTGCGCTGCAATACCAGATAATCCTGATTGCCTTTACGGGTGATTCCGAAAAGGTAATAGAATCGCTCACTCTGGTAACAAACCATTCCGGCCAGATCCTTTTCTGAAGCAGGTTGGTATTGCAGTGTAGTGGTGGCAGTAAAATATCTGTGTTGCTGCCGGTGAAAGAGGGTGGAAGTGGGGGCAACCGCTTTCAGGTTGACAGGGAATGGTGTGAGTGCGAGTCCTTTTTTGTCAGCTTTTGTAAATCCCTCACGGGGTCCTCTCACCCCAATCCAGCGATAGTCCAGGTCTGATTGGAAATCATCGCGAAAGGTAAAGTTACCATTGGGGAAAAATCCATCTTTACCGGTTTTATTTGTTACTCCTTCCGGCATTTTTAGTTTTGGTGTCATGGGGATCAGCCCGTTCTCGAATACGGGATACTTACCGCTCCAGTCTACCGGCAGGATGAATGTCTCACGCCCGGTATTGACTCTGTTCTGTTCATTCGGGCGGATTGCCAGAAAGACACCATAGTATTTACCGTCGGGACCCTCCACCAAGTCGGCATGTCCGGCCCAGTCCACCTTGTTTGCCCGGTCGGGATGCAGGTAACGCTGTGAAAGGATGGGGTTGTTGTCAGCAGGAGTGTAAGGACCTTTTGGGTGATCACTGGTGAAGATCACTTCGCTGTGCCAGTCTCCGGTACCCCCCTCGGCACACATCAGGTAATAGATGCCATTTCTCTTGTAAATGTGGGGAGCTTCGATCCAAATAGGTTTTTGCGTGATGTCCACACCTCCATCCACAATGATTTGGTCGCTTCCGGGGATTACCTGATCATTTTCCATGTCATATTCCCATATCTTGATGACGCGATGCCCCTCATAAAGTTCTTTGCCCCTGTCAGGTGCATCGTTGTGAATCACATAGGCCTTACCGTCGTCATCGAAGAAGAGAGAGGGATCGATTCCGCCAAAATTGAGTTTCTGAACTTCACTCCATCCTTTAAACGGATCCTTTGTTTTTACCACCATGTTGCCAATATCACCGGCAAACTGTGTAGTGATCATGTAAAATGTATCGTTGTAGGGGTTGTACTTGATGGCCGGAGCATAGATCCCTGCACTAATACCGCTGTCATGTACAATCAGCTGCGATTTCCTGTCGAGCACATGACCTATTTGCTTCCAATTCACCAGATCGTTGGAGTGAAAGATGGGCACTCCGGGGAACATGGCAAAGGAAGAGGAGACAAGGAAATAATCATCTCCTTTCCTTGTGATGGAGGGGTCGGGGTAACAGCCCTGGAGAATCGGATTGTAAAACTCGTCCGGTTTTAATGGATTAGATTGGTATACAGGGTCTTCTCCCTGGTAGGTGAATTGGCTGAAAAGGGGCTGATTTGATTGAACGCTCTTTTGAGCATGTGTACCTGAATAGGTGAACAAAAGGATGCATGCAGTCAGCAGCAGTGGCAGGTTTAAATTTGTTTTCATCGTGGTAAAATATGATTATGAACTACCGCAAATATAGCATGCAACGGGGAGACCGTATCCTGATTTTGGATAGTTAATTCACTTTTATAGATAAAACAAATAAAGTTTACAGCTTGGAGGGTGATTTTCCGAAATAAGTCTTGAAGGCTGCGCTGAAATATTTCACGCTGGAGAAGCCACATAGCTCACTTACCTCCGTAACGGAATATTTTCCGGACTGGATCAGTTTTAGGGCATGGTTTAAACGGATGCTCTTGATGAAATCAATAGGTGAGAGATCTGTCAATGATTTGATCTTCTTGTATAGCAGT
This genomic window from Dysgonomonadaceae bacterium zrk40 contains:
- a CDS encoding glycoside hydrolase family 127 protein — its product is MKTRIIGLFVFLLLSFASLQAQEKLYNNEFPISDVTLLEGPLKQARDLNLQLLLQYDVDRLLAPYRKVAGLEEKAASYPNWDGLDGHIAGHYLSAMAINYAATGNDACKERLEYMLTELKACLEANATNNAEWGIGYIGGFPNSAALWSAFKKGDFGIYMGAWAPFYNLHKMYAGLRDAWLYADNELGKSLFLQFCDWGIDITADLSDEQMETMLNMEHGGMNEIFADAYQITRDEKYLRAAKRYSHKMFLEPLSQGIDNLDNKHANTQIPKFIGFARIAELSGDKVYEDAGRFSWETIVQNRTLAFGGNSRREHFPSVASSGDYINDVDGPETCNSYNMLKLTEDLFRVCPSAHYADYYERTLFNHILSTQHPEHGGYVYFTTVRPRHYRVYSTPNNAMWCCVGTGMENHSKYNQFIYTHTGDSLYLNLFVASELNWKNKKVRIRQETGFPYEEGMKLTITEGSSYFPLMVRNPEWVKEGALIIRINGKEVKYDSPPSSYICIERKWVEGDVLEVDFPMHNRVEQLPNLENYIAFMRGPILLGAKTGSEDMRGLLADDGRWAQYPGGKLLPVDQAPILIEDDISQIADKLIPIKDQPLRFKLNVKMENPMEVTLEPFAKIHDARYIIYWLALTNDGYSAYKDSLTAIENEKIAIEQRTIDFVATGEQQPETDHAMQSEHSTTGNSNNQFYREANRDGYFSYEMKTGSETSLTLLVRYWGAEWGGRKFDIYIDDDKLLTEENTGRWNQSRFFDVAYTIPDSMVRDKQQIRVRFQSLPGNTAGAVYFIRLLRQ
- a CDS encoding glycoside hydrolase family 97 catalytic domain-containing protein: MKYLFITLSILFTFTTHTLLAQIATLTSPDGKLNLQFYVEEGQPQYSVEYEGNTILEQSPLGIVTNEGDFSTNLTYEGHQTSTVEKNYTQDKIKQSNVRYEANKMVVSLEDARQRGLQIVFQVSNNDVAFRYELPQWGERRACVVEKEATGFKFPEFTTTFLSPMMGAMGAFARTSPSYESGYTNDEPVGKPTHGNLGYVFPGLFRIGDDGWALISETGVTSKYCASHLSDGTREGLYRVAFPEMRQNNGFGSTGAQLSLPGVTPWRTITVGSSLKPIVETTIPFDLVDPLYEASQEYQYGRGTWSWIVWQDQSMNWDDQVKYIDLASEMGYEYILIDALWDTNIGYEKMEELIGYAKSKNVDVFLWYNSNGGFNDAPQGPRNRLNSSISRKEEMKWLKKVGVKGLKVDFFGGDKQETMRYYEDILSDANDYGLMIIFHGCTLPRGWERLYPNYVGSEAVLASEMLIFSQDVREKEAFYATLHPFIRNSVGSMEFGGVFMNKFLNRGNSRGQKRLTTDVFQIATGILFQNAVQMFALTPNNLTDAPTSLIDFMKSIPTTWEETLYIDGYPGKYSVIARRHGEQWYIAGVNALKDPLELELALPMIAGKKVTIYSDTNDKEPLVTDQRIKRNGKVSVTLQSGGGFVITQ
- a CDS encoding family 43 glycosylhydrolase: MNCPFTKSSRILLILLLILLRISAIESSIAQNPIVQTRYTADPAPMVWNDRLYLYTTHDADGSTWFTMDDWRLYSTNDMVNWTDHGVVLSYSDFVWAKGDAWAAQCIERNGKFYMYVPMISRENNRGAIGVAVADSPLGPFYDPLGKPLAQTDWGDIDPTVFIDDDGQAYLYWGNPNLYYVKLNEDMISYEGDIVKVPLTAESFGKREGDPQRSTLYEEGPWLYKRNDLYYLFWPGGPLPEHIGYSTSQSPEGPWKYGGVVMPAQGGAFTNHPGVIDFRGQTYFFYHNGALPGGGGFTRSVAVEKMRFNPDGSIPQLNMTEGISKGLATLNPYLLNHAETIAFSEGFKSSHNDQVGVFVTANNDGSYIKIRDVDFREKGATQFTARVATTHNDPITLEVRLGSREGEKIASVRIPRTGGSDRWAVVSADLNGITGLHDLYFVVKGNPKSHLMYFDYWKFSE
- a CDS encoding esterase, translated to MTATVLNTAWAQSPVKEDFQPSEVNQPGKEYPQVNSEGSVRVQLEAPDAQYVQLDIGGVKYDLTKNELGVWIGESAPQEEGFHYYQLNIDGASVPDPGTRYFYGAGRWGSGIEIPAHDQEFYALKNVPHGRISELNYYSEITRSWRRCFVYTPPCYDAGDEKRYPVLYLQHGSFEDETGWSGQGKAGLILDNLIAAGKAKPMIIVMDNGYAFRAEEEQTGTNPSRSTMVFEEVMIGEIIPMIDQRFRTIDQRESRAIAGLSMGANQTMRIIMNNLDKFAYYGGFSGTANYPSAAEIDTESFLGGVFNNGDRINAQIRVLWLGVGTTEPDVFQLSIGAFRKMLQKQGVKHYFYESPNTAHEWLTWRRSLYQYAQLLFH
- a CDS encoding glycoside hydrolase family 43 protein, whose protein sequence is MKTNLNLPLLLTACILLFTYSGTHAQKSVQSNQPLFSQFTYQGEDPVYQSNPLKPDEFYNPILQGCYPDPSITRKGDDYFLVSSSFAMFPGVPIFHSNDLVNWKQIGHVLDRKSQLIVHDSGISAGIYAPAIKYNPYNDTFYMITTQFAGDIGNMVVKTKDPFKGWSEVQKLNFGGIDPSLFFDDDGKAYVIHNDAPDRGKELYEGHRVIKIWEYDMENDQVIPGSDQIIVDGGVDITQKPIWIEAPHIYKRNGIYYLMCAEGGTGDWHSEVIFTSDHPKGPYTPADNNPILSQRYLHPDRANKVDWAGHADLVEGPDGKYYGVFLAIRPNEQNRVNTGRETFILPVDWSGKYPVFENGLIPMTPKLKMPEGVTNKTGKDGFFPNGNFTFRDDFQSDLDYRWIGVRGPREGFTKADKKGLALTPFPVNLKAVAPTSTLFHRQQHRYFTATTTLQYQPASEKDLAGMVCYQSERFYYLFGITRKGNQDYLVLQRTERGTSTVLASTPIETKKTIRLQINAKGDDYRFNYSTNGESYHNLGGTVSGDILSTDVAGGFTGNLIGLHATTKNDAFPE